A window from Flavobacterium gyeonganense encodes these proteins:
- a CDS encoding efflux RND transporter periplasmic adaptor subunit: MITKIIQSTALFFAAVFLLTSCNNKKEEVVTAAIEPKTETFLLEKEKLTTELRLPAELTGFQQVDLYAKVSSFVKTLKVDIGSKVTKGQLLIVLEAPEISSQLAAAQSRLKSMEAIYATSKSTYNRLYETSKVEGTISKNDLEMASGKKNSDYAQYQAAVAAHKEVSIMRGYLEIRAPFDGVVASRNVNLGTFVGPSSSSPLLTIQQQNKLRLAVSVPELYTGYLHSGDEMSFNVKSLPETFKATITRMSGALDLKLRSERVEMDVHNTKGNLLPGMVAEVLLPLNAKDSTFVVPKSALVSSAEGLFVIKVLNHKATRVDVKKGREIEDKIEIFGDLNRKDRLIKIASEEIKEGDVINE, encoded by the coding sequence ATGATAACTAAAATTATACAATCGACCGCATTATTTTTTGCAGCCGTATTTCTTCTAACTAGTTGTAATAATAAGAAAGAAGAAGTAGTTACGGCAGCCATCGAACCTAAAACAGAAACGTTTCTTTTAGAAAAAGAAAAACTAACTACCGAATTGCGTTTGCCAGCCGAATTAACCGGTTTTCAACAAGTGGATCTGTATGCTAAAGTGAGCAGTTTCGTAAAAACATTAAAAGTAGATATTGGTTCAAAAGTAACCAAAGGACAGCTTTTGATCGTTTTGGAAGCGCCGGAAATCAGTTCACAACTGGCGGCAGCCCAATCGAGATTAAAATCGATGGAAGCTATTTACGCGACCAGCAAAAGCACCTACAACCGTTTGTATGAAACGAGCAAGGTCGAAGGAACGATTTCTAAAAATGATCTGGAAATGGCCAGCGGAAAGAAAAACTCTGATTATGCCCAATATCAGGCAGCGGTTGCAGCGCATAAAGAAGTGTCAATCATGAGAGGTTATCTTGAAATCCGAGCTCCTTTTGATGGTGTTGTGGCATCCAGAAACGTGAATTTAGGAACTTTTGTGGGTCCTAGTTCAAGTTCGCCATTATTGACGATTCAGCAGCAAAACAAATTGCGTCTGGCGGTTTCAGTTCCCGAATTGTACACCGGATATTTACACAGTGGCGACGAAATGAGTTTTAACGTAAAATCATTGCCGGAAACTTTTAAAGCAACAATCACCAGAATGTCAGGTGCTTTAGATTTGAAACTGCGTTCTGAACGTGTCGAAATGGACGTTCACAACACCAAAGGAAATTTATTACCCGGAATGGTAGCCGAAGTGCTATTGCCGCTTAACGCAAAAGACAGCACCTTTGTAGTGCCAAAATCGGCTTTGGTGAGTTCTGCGGAAGGTTTGTTTGTGATTAAAGTACTGAACCACAAAGCCACAAGAGTAGATGTAAAAAAAGGAAGGGAAATCGAAGATAAAATCGAAATATTCGGTGATTTGAACCGCAAAGACAGACTGATAAAAATCGCCAGCGAAGAAATTAAGGAAGGCGATGTTATAAACGAATAA